The Mugil cephalus isolate CIBA_MC_2020 chromosome 19, CIBA_Mcephalus_1.1, whole genome shotgun sequence genome has a window encoding:
- the LOC124996186 gene encoding uncharacterized protein LOC124996186: MASYLTQDAVLHFLQSNGGSVKNSELVLHFKPFIRGHVDQDRNRELFKKFVNSVATVKPIDGVSYVVLRKKFKGHVPGGPVAPRPPAAAGKNPKLYPENAAASPPLSTQNRPRKQTPAPAVEAVLPAAGIIANNNNNNDDVETNLNLKQKQQVKSAPEFSSRPATGVSQISNKTGQKTPIHIEPPASGQCIREGQQRLGSGPPPPGITPAPPAYHRETSHQVLAPEPLRGREAHVQPQGGLHQTLPLRKVILHPQVKPHRVRHRPSYKCAVSCDEDEEEGEEEVPMGRRSAEGVWPLNSPLCDTGKAISGSSPCLTNKPAPLSASLTSPSHSSLDRKPPKMLTSQGQGLSLEAGLGMRGEWARPEPESYPAPLELFPVRHTPPLEAEHHMPSLHQAAEAELLHSIHQEHRLSQPAGVQMELNYGFYPSGKTRLSSSHSSIFSPSPVGSFPRSNWSSPGSPRYSPREWYSSSEELQAQPGERVGVAIVQEALYRAQEPRPSSGPHGGGVRTSVPWHHSTGHLCDDQEPGGRLSPLHRSNDHLHFSQDRAAQAIQWQLSTDNLRHDRERADPSGGSISPPKLRPGASKRLSSRLRSRMCRSLGTDLDQLLQEEEARGGGAGGNEAARLDRLHRISSSLSLRYNLSSSSLSSCSTPPRCQSVADLVEGRVGKEVGGNSSPAVTHHHEAHDKHSLFPLEAKEHAWLVKGAAGAWSDIYSLFREDPSLLNKQDFISGFTVLHWIAKHGDHRVLNTLWYGVEKAGMTLDVNAKSTSGHTPLHIAAMHSNKNIIRLLINKFKANVKLRDIAGKKAWQYLSPSVSVDIFKLLGAPPRAAVTGEGGVGIVDQSWTQKSHRHRRHHLSAASSGQRPLTIVSGGKVKRSTSIAALLKPKSLHLFYAHQSDSSV, translated from the exons ATGGCTTCATATTTAACCCAGGACGCGGTGTTACATTTCCTCCAGAGCAACGGAGGATCGGTGAAAAACTCGGAGCTGGTACTGCACTTCAAACCCTTCATTCGGGGTCATGTGGACCAGGACCGAAACCGAGAGCTCTTCAAGAAGTTCGTCAACTCCGTGGCTACAGTCAAGCCGATTGATGGCGTGTCTTACGTGGTTCTCAGAAAGAAGTTCAAGGGACATGTCCCGGGGGGTCCTGTCGCTCCGCGGCCACCTGCAGCCGCCGGGAAGAACCCTAAACTCTACCCGGAGAACGCAGCCGCAAGCCCGCCTCTGAGTACGCAGAATCGTCCGCGGAAGCAAACCCCCGCCCCGGCTGTAGAAGCGGTGCTACCTGCGGCTGGGATCATTgcgaacaacaacaacaacaacgacgacgtggaaacaaatttaaatctaaaGCAGAAGCAACAGGTAAAAAGTGCGCCTGAATTTTCCAGTAGACCAGCAACAGGAGTGAGCCAGATCTCAAATAAAACCGGACAGAAGACCCCCAttcacattgagcctccagccTCAGGGCAGTGCATCAGAGAGGGACAGCAGAGGCTGGGTTCTGGCCCACCTCCTCCAGGTATCACGCCTGCCCCTCCTGCATATCACAGAGAAACCAGTCATCAGGTCCTGGCCCCAGAACCGCTCAGAGGAAGGGAGGCACATGTACAGCCTCAGGGGGGTCTTCATCAGACGCTTCCTCTCAGGAAGGTCATTCTTCATCCTCAAGTCAAGCCACATCGAGTCAGACACAGGCCGAGCTACAAATGTGCTGTCTCTtgtgatgaagatgaggaggagggagaagaggaggttCCCATGGGGAGACGTTCAGCTGAAGGAGTGTGGCCCCTGAACAGTCCTCTCTGTGACACAGGAAAGGCTATATCTGGCTCCTCGCCCTGCCTTACAAACAAGCCCgcacctctctctgcctctctcaccTCCCCTTCCCACTCTTCATTGGATAGGAAGCCCCCAAAGATGCTGACCTCCCAGGGCCAAGGGCTGAGCTTGGAGGCGGGGTTGGGTATGCGGGGGGAATGGGCCAGGCCAGAGCCGGAATCTTATCCAGCCCCACTGGAGTTGTTTCCCGTGAGACACACCCCGCCTTTAGAGGCAGAGCACCACATGCCGTCTCTGCATCAAGCTGCAGAGGCAGAGCTGCTCCACAGCATCCACCAGGAACACAGACTTTCTCAGCCGGCAGGTGTCCAGATGGAGCTAAATTATGGATTTTATCCAAGTGGAAAGACTAGGTTGTCCTCCAGCCACAGCAGCATCTTCTCCCCCTCGCCCGTTGGCAGCTTCCCCAGAAGCAACTGGTCGTCACCTGGTTCCCCAAGATATTCCCCAAGAGAGTGGTACAGCAGTTCAGAGGAGCTACAGGCACAACCAG GTGAGCGTGTGGGTGTGGCTATAGTCCAGGAAGCTCTCTACCGAGCACAAGAGCCGAGGCCGAGTTCTGGGCCTCATGGTGGAGGCGTCAGAACCTCCGTACCATGGCATCACTCTACAGGCCATCTCTGTGACGACCAGGAGCCCGGAGGTCGTTTGTCACCACTGCATCGCTCCAACGACCATCTCCACTTCAGCCAGGACCGCGCTGCCCAAGCCATCCAATGGCAACTTTCCACAG ATAATTTGCGGCATGACCGTGAGAGGGCAGATCCCAGTGGGGGCTCCATCTCCCCACCAAAGCTGCGCCCAGGAGCCAGCAAGAGGCTTAGCAGCCGACTGAGGAGCAGGATGTGCCGCAGTCTGGGAACCGACCTGGaccagctcctccaggaggaggaagccCGAGGAGGAGGGGCAGGAGGAAATGAGGCCGCTCGACTGGACCGCTTGCACCGCATCTCCTCCTCGCTCAGCCTTCGCTACAACCTGTCATCCTCCTCGCTGTCATCCTGTTCAACGCCACCTCGCTGCCAAAGCGTAGCCGATCTGGTTGAGGGGAGAGTGGGGAAAGAAGTGGGCGGGAACTCCTCCCCAGCCGTCACTCATCACCACGAGGCCCACGATAAGCAT TCGCTGTTTCCGCTGGAGGCCAAGGAACACGCCTGGCTGGTGAAGGGTGCAGCGGGGGCCTGGTCAGACATCTACTCCCTGTTCAGAGAGGACCCGTCCCTGCTCAACAAACAAGACTTCATCTCTGGCTTCACTGTGCTGCACTGGATCGCCAAACATGGCGACCACCGAGTCCTCAACACTCTATG GTATGGAGTCGAAAAAGCTGGCATGACCTTAGACGTGAACGCCAAGTCAACAAGTGGCCACACACCTCTCCACATCGCGGCCAtgcacagcaacaaaaacattataCGCCTACTGATTAACAAGTTCAAAGCCAACGTGAAGCTGAGGGACATCGCGGGGAAGAAGGCCTGGCAGTACCTGAGCCCCTCCGTTTCGGTGGATATCTTTAAGCTGCTGGGAGCACCACCGCGGGCCGCTGTGACAGGAGAGGGAGGAGTCGGGATAGTGGACCAAAGCTGGACGCAGAAGTCCCATCGTCATCGGCGCCATCACTTGTCCGCAGCTTCCTCGGGTCAGAGGCCATTGACTATCGTGAGCGGGGGGAAGGTCAAAAGATCGACATCGATCGCCGCCCTCCTCAAACCCAAGTCACTGCATCTGTTTTATGCCCATCAGTCTGACTCCTCTGTTTAA